A genomic segment from Sciurus carolinensis chromosome 1, mSciCar1.2, whole genome shotgun sequence encodes:
- the Cc2d1b gene encoding coiled-coil and C2 domain-containing protein 1B produces the protein MPGPRPRKGLQASGQGVAAAKQLGLFVEFNPEDMMLGMDETEDDEDLEAELLALTGESGTTGRKPAPKGQAPLPMAHIEKLAADCMQDVEEEEEEEEEEGLEEDSDLLSELQEVLGTDEETGPLDADEAANPELPEEAKGQEDTEPPPVQTALLMASVPAAQAGGPQGLQALLEERIHNYREAVASAKEAGEAAKARRCERGLKTLESQLVALRKGRKINEDEIPPPVALGRRPPASQETASRSPEADSQAPPAMEPDNPSQSETSLLHSPGIAVLPDSDPHPRALLSARQRAYKVAALSAKRAGDLDRACELMRIGKRFGAVLEALEKGQPVDLSAMPPAPEDLKTLSETSKAPTAPSVLPPAVERMQPVTAPNIPAASVAPAEPQTVLDALQQRLNKYREAGIQARAGGDERKARMHERIAKQYQDAIRAHRAGRKVDFTELPVPPGFPPIPGLEPTMGTEEDSVVATLAAAQKLATSEDTAPAEDQDEDEDEAEPLGQAPVAKKPAQPLVPSSRPLPEPKALSSKESLSPTVREQLTLLEARKLQYQRAALQAKRKQDLEQAKAHLRVAKCLEGQIIQARAGRPVDLSKVPSPLTDEEGDFILIHHEDLRLSQKADEVYTQLQKILLEQHEKCLLFSKQFMHQGNVTETTRFEKLAQDRKKQLEILQLAQAQGLDPPSHHFELKTFQTVRIFSELSSTEMHLIIVRGMNLPAPPGVTPDDLDAFVRFEFHYPNSDQAQKSKTSVVKNTNSPEFDQVFKLNINRNHRGFRRVIQSKGIKFEIFHKGSFFRSDKLVGTAHLKLERLENECEIREIVEVLDGRKPTGGKLEVKIRLREPLSGQDVQMVTENWLVLEPRGL, from the exons ATGCCAGGGCCACGACCTCGGAAAGGCCTTCAGGCCAGCGGCCAGGGTGTGGCAGCTGCCAAGCAG CTGGGGCTCTTTGTGGAGTTCAACCCTGAGGACATGATGCTAGGGATGGATGAGACTGAAGATGACGAGGACCTGGAGGCTGAGCTGCTGGCCCTCACTGGGGAATCAGGAACTACAGGCAGGAAGCCAGCACCCAAGGGGCAGG CTCCCTTGCCCATGGCCCACATTGAGAAGTTGGCAGCGGACTGTATgcaggatgtggaggaggaagaggaggaggaggaagaagaagggctGGAGGAGGATTCAGACCTGCTG TCTGAgctgcaggaggtcctgggtacagatgaggaaactgggccCCTGGATGCTGATGAAGCAGCTAACCCAGAACTCCCTGAGGAAGCCAAGGGACAGGAAGACACTGAACCTCCTCCGGTGCAGACAGCCCTCCTAATGGCTTCAGTTCCAGCAGCTCAA GCTGGAGGGCCTCAGGGGCTGCAGGCTTTGCTGGAAGAACGGATCCACAACTATCGGGAGGCTGTGGCCAGCGCCAAGGAGGCAGGTGAAGCAGCCAAAGCCAGACGCTGTGAGCGTGGCCTGAAG ACTCTGGAGTCCCAGCTAGTTGCcctaaggaaaggaaggaagatcaATGAGGATGAGATTCCACCTCCAGTGGCCTTGGGCAGGAGGCCCCCAGCCTCCCAGGAAACAGCCAGCAGGAGCCCTGAGGCTGACTCCCAAGCTCCCCCTGCCATGGAGCCAG ACAACCCCTCCCAATCTGAAACCAGCCTGCTGCACAGCCCTGGCATTGCTGTCCTGCCTGATTCGGACCCACACCCACGGGCCCTGCTGTCAGCCCGACAGAGAGCGTATAAAGTGGCTGCTCTCAGTGCCAAGCGGGCCGGAGATCTAGATCGTGCATGTGAGCTCATGAGGATTGGGAAG AGATTTGGTGCTGTACTGGAGGCCCTGGAGAAGGGGCAGCCTGTGGATCTGAGTGCCATGCCCCCAGCACCTGAGG ACCTGAAGACCCTCTCAGAGACTTCCAAAGCCCCCACAGCACCCTCAGTCCTACCCCCAGCAGTGGAGAGAATGCAGCCAGTTACAGCCCCCAACATCCCAGCAGCCTCAG TGGCCCCTGCAGAGCCGCAGACAGTTCTGGACGCCCTGCAGCAAAGGCTGAACAAGTACCGTGAGGCAGGCATCCAGGCCCGGGCCGGTGGGGATGAACGCAAGGCCCGGATGCATGAGCGCATTGCCAAG CAATATCAAGATGCCATTCGAGCACACCGAGCAGGACGTAAAGTGGACTTTACTGAGTTACCTGTTCCTCCAG GATTTCCCCCTATCCCTGGCCTGGAGCCCACTATGGGCACTGAGGAGGATTCAGTGGTAGCAACTTTGGCAGCTGCCCAAAAACTGGCCACTTCAGAGGATACAGCCCCAGCAGAAGAtcaggatgaggatgaggatgag GCTGAGCCTCTAGGACAGGCCCCAGTGGCCAAGAAGCCAGCACAGCCTCTGGTTCCTTCATCCCGGCCCCTTCCTGAGCCCAAGGCCTTGAGTTCTAAGGAGTCACTGAGTCCAACTG TTCGGGAACAGCTGACACTGCTGGAGGCACGGAAACTGCAGTACCAGCGAGCAGCCCTGCAGGCCAAGCGGAAGCAGGACCTGGAGCAGGCCAAAGCCCATCTGCGGGTGGCCAAATGCCTTGAGGGGCAGATCATCCAGGCCCGAGCTGGCCGACCTGTTGACCTCTCAAAG GTGCCCTCGCCTTTGACGGATGAAGAGGGTGACTTCATCCTCATCCACCATGAGGACCTTCGACTCTCCCAGAAAGCTGATGAAGTATATACCCAGCTACAAAAAATACTTCTGGAGCAACACGAG AAGTGCCTGCTGTTCTCCAAGCAGTTTATGCACCAAGGCAATGTGACTGAGACAACCCG GTTTGAGAAGCTTGCTCAGGACCGTAAGAAACAGCTGGAGATCCTGCAGCTAGCCCAGGCTCAGGGCCTTGACCCTCCCAGCCACCACTTTGAGTTGAAGACATTCCAGACTGTGAG GATCTTCTCAGAACTCAGTAGCACAGAAATGCATCTGATCATTGTCCGGGGAATGAACCTCCCAGCCCCTCCAG GTGTGACCCCTGATGACTTGGATGCTTTTGTGCGGTTTGAGTTTCACTACCCTAACTCG GACCAAgctcaaaaaagcaaaacatctgTGGTGAAGAACACAAACTCTCCAG AATTTGATCAAGTCTTTAAGTTAAACATCAACCGAAACCACCGGGGCTTCAGGAGAGTGATCCAGAGCAAAGGAATCAAATTTGAGATCTTCCACAAAGG ATCCTTCTTCAGAAGTGACAAGCTGGTTGGCACAGCACACCTGAAACTGGAGCGGTTGGAGAATGAGTGTGAGATCAGAGAGATTGTGGAG GTTCTGGATGGAAGAAAGCCCACTGGGGGGAAGCTGGAGGTGAAGATAAGGCTGCGGGAGCCTTTGAGTGGCCAGGACGTGCAGATGGTCACCGAGAACTGGCTGGTCTTGGAGCCCAGGGGCTTGTGA